GCTGACGGCGGCAAAATTGTCCGCGCGGATTGCAGATCCTCGTGACGCACGTGCTCACCTGGTAGCACTCACCGCGGATGGTCAACGTGTTGCAGACACGTTTGTGCGTGCCGGTGACGGGCTTGTGGAAGAACTATTACACGGCTGGAGCCCTCAAGAACGAGATGACCTACTCGTCTCGTTGGAAAAACTTGAATCTGCCACAGTGAAACTGGCCAAGAGCATTACAGCAAAAGTCCCCACCGAAGGACGCGATCCTTCACCTACCCCTCAAACACTTCAAGGAGACCCGCAATGAGTGCTTCATCCAACCCCACAGAGAACTCCAGCAACAATCAGCAGCAACGTACCTACGTCATCACCGGTGCCGGCTCAGGCATTGGACTTGCAACAACCAATCTCCTGCGCGAACGTGGCGCCCGCGTAGTGGGAGTTGACCTCCGCGGTGCCGATGTTGAAGCAGATCTCAGCACAGCGGCCGGACGAAAAGAAGCCGCAGAGTTGGCCCTCACGGCAGCTGACGGGAAAATCGACGCCGTCATTGCCTGCGCCGGGATCTCCGCACCCATCCCGCTGACAGTAAGCGTCAATTTTTTCGGTGTCACGGAGTTTCTTCAGCACCTGGCACCTGCCCTGGCAAAAAGCGCAAGCCCGCGTGCCGTCGTCGTCAGTTCCATGGCTTCTTTGCAGCCCAACTCCCCGGAACTGGTGGAAGCACAGCTCGCCGGTGATGAAGAAAAAGCGGTGGCTATTGGCGCCACGCTGGCTGCCTCGGGCCCGGAGGCCGGCTACCTGAACTATCCCTCGAGTAAGCGGGCACTGAGCCGCTGGGTGCGGCGGGAATCCATCACACCCACCTGGGCCGGGGCTGGTATTCCGTTGAACGCGGTAGCACCAGGGACTGTCATCTCGCCCATGACGGAACAGCTCCTCGCTACTGAAGAAGGCCGGACAATGGTGGACTCCCATGTTCCCATGCCGCTGAACTACCATTCAGAAGCCATTGTCATCTCCAAGCTGCTGGCCTGGCTGACAAGCGAAGAAAACACCCACACAACAGGACAAACCATCTACACCGATGGCGGAGCAGATGCTTCACTGCGCGGGGACAACATCTGGGACTAGCTCCCGGCACGTGCGAGGAAAACAAAATCTAAATACAAACAGGGAGCCGCAGCTCAACGCTGCGGCTCCCTGGTTTATCTCTGGATCATGGCGAATGTATTACAAGCCCAGATCGTCCTGGAAAGCGGCCCCCTCAAGACGCATCCGGACCGTTTGAAGGAAGCGGCCCGCATCGGCCCCGTCCACGAGCCTGTGGTCGTAGGTCAGGCACAGGTACATCATGTGGCGGATAGCCAGAAGATCATCCCCGTCCGGGCCCGTGACCACCACGGCACGTTTAACAATGGCACCAACACCTAAGATTCCCACCTGCGGGGCGTTGATGATGGGGGTATCAAAGAGTGCACCCACCGAACCAATGTTCGTGATGGAGAACGTTCCACCGCTGAGCTCATCGGCCGTGATGGAACCATCGCGTGTACGGGCGGCAACATCGGCAATACCAGCTGCCAAACCGGCCAAATTCAACGTTCCAGCGTTGCGAACCACCGGTACCAGCAGACCCTTAGGCGCATCCACGGCGAAGGCGAGGTGCTCACCATCGTGGTAGGTGATGTTTCCAGCGGCCTCGTCAAAGGAAGCGTTGAGCATGGGATGAACCTTCAGCGCCTCCGCCACTGCCTGAGCAATGAACGGCAAATACGTCAGATTCACCCCATTGGCAGCAGCGAATGACTCCTTTGCCCGCGCCCGCAATCGCACAATGGCGCTGACATCCACCTCGTGCACCTGTGTGAGCTGCGTGGAGGTGTCCAGGGATTCGCGCATGCGCTTGGCGATCACAGAACGAATCCGTGGCGCCTTCACTACCGTTCCACGCAGATTTGCGGACGCGGGAGCCCCAGCTACTGGTGCATTTTTAGGTACTTGTGTTGGCGCAGGAGGCACGACGGCGGCACTTGGCTCAGGCGGTGAAGCGGCAGCGGCAGCGGCTGTAACGTCACTGCGACGAATGCGAGAACCAACGCCGGTACCGCTCACCGTGGCAAGGTCAACTCCGTGCTGGCGTGCCAGCTTGCGCACCAGCGGAGTGACATAGGTGGCTGATCCGGCCAACGCCGGGGGAGCCTGGGTTTCCGCAGGCGGCGTCAGGGAGGCCGAGGCCGTCCGCGGCCGATTGGCCGGAAAGCCGCCGAGGGAATCCCGGTCCGCCGGGGGCCCCGCCGCCGGGGTTGCAACTGGCGCAGCCGCCGGGGTTGCAACTGGCTCAGCCGCCGGTGCTGTCCCGGAGTCGGTCGAAGGGGTTGAATCCGCGGAGCCGATGATGGCAAGGACGGATCCGACTTCGGCAACCTCGTCCTCGGCCACCACGATGCTCTGCAGGATTCCTTCGAACGGTGAAGGAATTTCGGTATCCACTTTGTCGGTGGAGACTTCCACGAGCGGGTCATCAATGCTGACGGTGTCGCCCACGACTTTAAGCCAACGGGTAACAGTTCCTTCGGTGACGCTTTCGCCCAGAGCGGGCAGCAGCACTGACTCAGTCATTTACCGTCCGTTCCACTGTGATTTCGCCGCGGCGCAGCAGCCGGCCGGTGGGGGTGATGCCGTCGAGTTCATGACCGCGCAGGAATGTGCGCCTGACAACACCGGAGAGCGCACGCCCGTCGTAAGGGGTGATGGGGTTTTTGTGCTTGAGCTTCTTCACATCGACCACAAACGCGTCATCGGCGGCGAAAATGGAGAAGTCGGCGTCGTATCCCGGTGCCAGTTTGCCCTTGCGGTGCAGTTGGACAAGCTCCGCCGGAGCGGTGGACATCCAATGGATGACCTGCTCCAACTCAATACCGCGTTGGCGGGCCTCGGTCCAGATCAGCGACAGACCCAACTGGAGGGAGGAGACTCCGCCCCAGGCCACGGCAAAGTCACCGTTTTCCAGGTCCTTAAGATCCAGGGTGCTGGGGGAGTGGTCTGAGACGATGCAATCGATGACGCCGTCACGCAGTCCCTGCCACAGCTTTTCCCGGTTAGAGGCTTCCCGGATGGGCGGGCAGCACTTATAAGCGGTGCCCCCGTCGGGGATTTCCTCTGCCATGAGTGTCAGGTAATGCGGGCACGTTTCCACGGTCAGCTTCACACCGTCGCGGCGGGCACTGGCAATCATGGGCAAGGCATCTGAGGAGCTCAAGTGCAAGATGTGCGCCTTGGCGCCCGTCCAGCGGGCACGTTCAATGACCTCGGCAATGGCCAGGTTCTCGGCGCCGCGCGGACGCGAAGCCAGGAACTTGGAGTATTGATCGCCCTGGGCTGTGGGTGCACGGTCAATGGTGCGTGAGTCTTCGGCATGGACAAGCATAAGGGCGTCGTACCCCGTTAGCTCCCGCATGTCCGCTTCCATCTCATCAGGATCCAGCGGCGGGAATTCATCCACCCCAGAGTGCAGTAGGAAGCACTTGAAACCAAACACGCCGTCGTCGTGCAAACCGCGCAAGTCTGAGATATTGCCGGGGATGGCGCCACCCCAGAATCCAACGTCAACAAACGCCTGGTCTTGCGCTACGCTGCGTTTGAGTTCCAGGGCGTCCACGTTGGTGGTGGCCGGAATGGAGTTCAGGGGCATATCGATGATGGTTGTCACCCCGCCTGCCGCGGCGGCACGAGTGGCTGAGGCAAAGCCTTCCCAGTCGGTGCGTCCGGGTTCATTGACGTGCACATGGCTGTCGACCAAGCCGGGAATCAACGTTTCATCATCAGCTAGCTCAATGACTTCCCTGCCCTGGAGGTTGTTCCCCAACGGCTCCAAAGCAATGACAACACCGTCACGGACGCCCACTTCACGCGGGGCAATGCCGGCGGTGGTCAGTACCCGGTTGCCGCGAATAACGAGGTCATAGCCGCCGTCGTTCGTGTCGCTTCCTGCAATATTAGACATACGAGTTCTCCTCTTCCTTACCTGTTTGGGCAAGTCGGGTGCCAATCAAGGCACCAATTTCAGTCAGCAGGGCCCCTGCGTTTTTCATGCAAACGTCCGTGTCGGCTTCAATGTCCGTCAGCGCGTAGCTGTGGGCAAAGCCGGCATTGGCCAAAATCTCCGGCGACAAGGTGGTGCGCCCGCACACGGCAACAACGGGAACGCCCGCGGCGCGGGCCGCGGTTGCTACGCCCATGGGCGCCTTGCCAAAGAGGCTTTGTTCATCAAGGCTACCCTCGCCTGTAATGACAAGATCGGCGCTGCCCATTTTTTCGGCTAATCCGGTCAAACCCAGAATCACCTCTATGCCAGGGCGGCGTTTGGCGCAGAGTACCGCAAGTGCGGCGTAGCCAGTGCCACCAGCTGCACCTGAGCCGGGTGCGTCGATGGCGTCTACAGCCGCTGTGCCAAGGGCATTGGCCATGATACGGAAGTAGCGCTCTAAGGACTTTTCCAAATGTTCCACATGGGCGGTGGTGGCTCCCTTTTGCGGACCAAAAATTGTTGCCGCACCGTCTGGTCCCAGCAGTGGGTTGTCCACGTCGCTGGCTAATGTGAAAGTAACGGCTCCCATGCGTGGGTCAAGTCCGGTGAGATCAATGTTGGTGACCTGGGACAGGGCCCCGCCGCCGGGCGGCAAATGCTGCCCGGCGGCGTCCTTAAATGTTGCTCCCAGCGCCGCAAGCATCCCTGAGCCGCCGTCAGTTGACGCGCTTCCACCGACACCGAGCACAATCTCCGTACAGCCATGATCCATGGCGGAGGAGACCAACTGGCCGGTGCCATAGGTAGTTGCGGCCAACGGGGAGAGTTGGCCATTGTGCAAAACAGCGAGCCCGGAAGCTGCCGCCATTTCAATCACAGCCACTTTGCCGTCGACGGCGTAGTCGGCCGTGACCGGTTGGCCCGTGGGCCCTTGCACCAGAGCGCTGACCCGGGTAAAGCCGGAGGCAACCACGGCGTCGATGGTACCCTCGCCGCCGTCGGCTACGGGCATGAGATCAATCTCCAGCCCGGCGTGCGCGCTGCGCAGGCCGGCCGCCAAATACTTGGCAACCTCCGGGGCTGAAAGGGAACCCTTGAACTTGTCGGGGGCGAGGATGATGCGCATGGTTCGTCCCTAGTCCTGCAGGGCCAAGATGGCGGTGGGGGCGTCAGCTGCGTACTGGGCGATGTCTTCGATTTCATTGACATTGTCCAGTTCGGTGCCCATGGAAATGTTGGTGACACGCTCCAGGATGGCCTCAACAACCACAGGAACCTTGAACTCCTCCATGAGACGCTTTGCCTCGGCGAACGCGGCAGCCATATCCTCGGGGCGCTCTACACGGATGGCCTTGCAGCCCAAGCCTTCGGCAACCTTGAGGTGGTCAACACCGTAGCCGTTGGTCTCCGGTGAGTTGATGTTATCGAACGCCAGGGACACGTGGTAATCCATCTTGAAGCCGCGCTGGGACTGACGAATCAAGCCCAGGTAGGAGTTGTTCACAACCACGTGGATGTAGGGGAGGTTGAACTGTGCGCCCACGGCCAGCTCTTCAATCATGAACTGGAAGTCGTAGTCGCCGGACAGGGCAACAACGGTCTGGCCCGGCTTGCCGCGGACAACGCCCAAGGCTGCCGGCAGGGTCCAGCCCAAGGGGCCGGCCTGTCCGGCATTGATCCACTGGCGGGGTCCAAAGACGTGCAGCATCTGGGCGCCGGCGATCTGCGAGAGACCAATGGTGGAGACGTAGGTGGTGTCGGGACCAAACGCGGCATTCATTTCTTCGTAGACGCGTTGTGGCTTCATGGGCACGTTATCGAAGTGAGTCTTGCGCTGCAGGGAACCCTTGCGAGCCTGGCAGTCCTTTGACCAGGTGCCGTAGTCCGGCACACCGAGATCGGCCTTGCGCTCACGAGCAACTTCCAGGAGTATTTCCAAGGCTGCTCCGGCGTCGGAAACGATGCCCAGATCCGGTGCGAATACGCGGCCGATCTGGGTGGGCTCAATGTC
This genomic window from Arthrobacter sp. TMP15 contains:
- a CDS encoding MarR family winged helix-turn-helix transcriptional regulator; the protein is MPKLSEAQERQTVGGGDGQRAALISSLTRIISEWSAPDFLTAVVAREGVDLDPGAITMITILSDQGPQRPSVLARHMVTGASNISKIVARLTAAKLSARIADPRDARAHLVALTADGQRVADTFVRAGDGLVEELLHGWSPQERDDLLVSLEKLESATVKLAKSITAKVPTEGRDPSPTPQTLQGDPQ
- the sucB gene encoding 2-oxoglutarate dehydrogenase, E2 component, dihydrolipoamide succinyltransferase, whose translation is MTESVLLPALGESVTEGTVTRWLKVVGDTVSIDDPLVEVSTDKVDTEIPSPFEGILQSIVVAEDEVAEVGSVLAIIGSADSTPSTDSGTAPAAEPVATPAAAPVATPAAGPPADRDSLGGFPANRPRTASASLTPPAETQAPPALAGSATYVTPLVRKLARQHGVDLATVSGTGVGSRIRRSDVTAAAAAASPPEPSAAVVPPAPTQVPKNAPVAGAPASANLRGTVVKAPRIRSVIAKRMRESLDTSTQLTQVHEVDVSAIVRLRARAKESFAAANGVNLTYLPFIAQAVAEALKVHPMLNASFDEAAGNITYHDGEHLAFAVDAPKGLLVPVVRNAGTLNLAGLAAGIADVAARTRDGSITADELSGGTFSITNIGSVGALFDTPIINAPQVGILGVGAIVKRAVVVTGPDGDDLLAIRHMMYLCLTYDHRLVDGADAGRFLQTVRMRLEGAAFQDDLGL
- the allB gene encoding allantoinase AllB, whose amino-acid sequence is MSNIAGSDTNDGGYDLVIRGNRVLTTAGIAPREVGVRDGVVIALEPLGNNLQGREVIELADDETLIPGLVDSHVHVNEPGRTDWEGFASATRAAAAGGVTTIIDMPLNSIPATTNVDALELKRSVAQDQAFVDVGFWGGAIPGNISDLRGLHDDGVFGFKCFLLHSGVDEFPPLDPDEMEADMRELTGYDALMLVHAEDSRTIDRAPTAQGDQYSKFLASRPRGAENLAIAEVIERARWTGAKAHILHLSSSDALPMIASARRDGVKLTVETCPHYLTLMAEEIPDGGTAYKCCPPIREASNREKLWQGLRDGVIDCIVSDHSPSTLDLKDLENGDFAVAWGGVSSLQLGLSLIWTEARQRGIELEQVIHWMSTAPAELVQLHRKGKLAPGYDADFSIFAADDAFVVDVKKLKHKNPITPYDGRALSGVVRRTFLRGHELDGITPTGRLLRRGEITVERTVND
- a CDS encoding SDR family oxidoreductase, producing MSASSNPTENSSNNQQQRTYVITGAGSGIGLATTNLLRERGARVVGVDLRGADVEADLSTAAGRKEAAELALTAADGKIDAVIACAGISAPIPLTVSVNFFGVTEFLQHLAPALAKSASPRAVVVSSMASLQPNSPELVEAQLAGDEEKAVAIGATLAASGPEAGYLNYPSSKRALSRWVRRESITPTWAGAGIPLNAVAPGTVISPMTEQLLATEEGRTMVDSHVPMPLNYHSEAIVISKLLAWLTSEENTHTTGQTIYTDGGADASLRGDNIWD
- a CDS encoding glycerate kinase yields the protein MRIILAPDKFKGSLSAPEVAKYLAAGLRSAHAGLEIDLMPVADGGEGTIDAVVASGFTRVSALVQGPTGQPVTADYAVDGKVAVIEMAAASGLAVLHNGQLSPLAATTYGTGQLVSSAMDHGCTEIVLGVGGSASTDGGSGMLAALGATFKDAAGQHLPPGGGALSQVTNIDLTGLDPRMGAVTFTLASDVDNPLLGPDGAATIFGPQKGATTAHVEHLEKSLERYFRIMANALGTAAVDAIDAPGSGAAGGTGYAALAVLCAKRRPGIEVILGLTGLAEKMGSADLVITGEGSLDEQSLFGKAPMGVATAARAAGVPVVAVCGRTTLSPEILANAGFAHSYALTDIEADTDVCMKNAGALLTEIGALIGTRLAQTGKEEENSYV